The proteins below are encoded in one region of Caldisericia bacterium:
- the rpsC gene encoding 30S ribosomal protein S3, producing MGQKTNPLGFRLGVTKEWKAFWFAPKKDIPKILLEDLMIRNKIDELGRDVAVSSTEIYRKGEQVRVLIFSARPGVLIGKGGANIERLRNELQEIIGNKKLDIKVVEIKKPELSAKLQAEFIADRIEKRASYKRAMKQTIARAMKAGAKGIKVQCSGRLEGAEIARTEWFKEGRVPLQTLTADIDYAYVPAVTKFGVIGVRVWIYRGEIPVRRFNREHLEV from the coding sequence ATGGGACAGAAAACAAATCCATTAGGCTTTAGATTAGGCGTAACAAAAGAATGGAAAGCATTTTGGTTTGCTCCGAAAAAGGATATCCCTAAAATTCTTTTAGAAGATTTGATGATAAGAAATAAAATTGATGAACTTGGAAGAGATGTTGCAGTATCTTCAACTGAGATTTATAGAAAAGGAGAACAGGTAAGAGTTTTAATTTTCAGTGCAAGGCCTGGAGTTTTAATCGGTAAAGGTGGAGCAAACATAGAAAGATTAAGAAACGAATTACAAGAAATTATAGGCAACAAAAAACTAGATATAAAGGTTGTTGAAATTAAAAAACCTGAACTTTCTGCTAAACTTCAAGCAGAATTTATTGCAGATAGAATTGAAAAAAGAGCTTCTTATAAAAGAGCAATGAAACAGACCATCGCAAGAGCAATGAAAGCAGGGGCAAAAGGTATTAAGGTTCAATGTTCAGGAAGATTAGAAGGAGCAGAAATTGCAAGGACAGAATGGTTTAAAGAAGGTAGAGTTCCTCTTCAAACTCTCACAGCCGATATAGATTATGCATATGTTCCTGCTGTTACAAAATTTGGAGTAATTGGAGTTAGAGTTTGGATTTATAGAGGAGAAATCCCTGTTAGAAGATTTAATAGAGAACATCTGGAGGTGTGA
- the rplV gene encoding 50S ribosomal protein L22, with amino-acid sequence MEVKAQARFVRISPKKARKIANMVRGMNAKLALKSLKFVPNRAAVPIAKTIKSAIANAKNNYQMDEESLFITKIFVDQGPVMKRILPRAMGRADIIRRPLSHITVYVEEKKEE; translated from the coding sequence ATGGAAGTTAAAGCACAAGCTAGATTTGTTAGAATTTCTCCAAAAAAAGCAAGAAAAATTGCCAATATGGTTAGAGGTATGAATGCTAAACTTGCACTTAAATCTTTAAAATTTGTTCCAAATAGAGCTGCGGTACCAATAGCGAAAACAATTAAATCAGCAATTGCTAATGCTAAGAATAATTATCAAATGGATGAGGAATCTTTATTTATAACAAAAATTTTTGTTGATCAAGGTCCTGTAATGAAAAGAATACTTCCCAGAGCAATGGGAAGAGCAGATATAATAAGAAGACCTCTATCTCATATAACAGTTTATGTTGAGGAGAAAAAGGAGGAGTAA
- the secY gene encoding preprotein translocase subunit SecY has translation MWNLLKNALRIKELRGRIIFTLFMFAIFRLGTFIPVPGVNRDLLKEAVTQGGLLSLIDIFAGGGLSNFSIFALGVFPYINASIIMQLLGAIFPKLEELMREGGEEGRRKIAMWTKYLTFFLALIEAGALLITFSNQGYVTAKGLLSQFTIILTLVAGTYVLFWMGETITEKGIGNGVSLIIFAGVISRIPVGVGEIVRLFGKTGGITIPQIIFTIVGFLAILLGILYLYQSERRVPVQYAKRIVGRRMYGGQSTYIPLRLIQAGILPIIFASAFLTFPATIGQFFPGTWIDSIGKALTKSNSFWYNLFFFLLVVFFTYFYTEISFNPNELSENLKKWGGFIPGVRPGEATTQYIAKIINRVTFPSSIILGLIAIVPNFFFGATQIRAFYFGGTSILIIIGVALETVQQIDAYVKMRHYEGLLK, from the coding sequence ATGTGGAATCTTCTAAAGAATGCTCTTAGAATTAAGGAATTAAGAGGAAGAATAATTTTTACACTTTTCATGTTTGCTATTTTTAGATTAGGAACATTCATTCCTGTTCCAGGAGTTAATAGAGATTTGTTAAAAGAAGCAGTAACTCAAGGAGGTCTCTTAAGTTTAATAGATATTTTTGCAGGAGGAGGTCTTTCTAACTTTTCAATTTTTGCTCTTGGTGTATTCCCTTATATTAACGCATCAATTATTATGCAACTTTTAGGTGCAATTTTTCCAAAACTTGAAGAATTAATGAGAGAGGGTGGAGAAGAAGGTAGAAGAAAAATAGCAATGTGGACAAAATATCTTACTTTCTTCCTTGCGTTAATTGAGGCAGGTGCTCTTCTTATAACATTTTCAAATCAAGGTTATGTTACTGCAAAAGGTCTTCTTTCACAATTTACAATAATTTTAACTCTTGTTGCTGGTACTTATGTTTTATTTTGGATGGGTGAGACAATAACTGAAAAAGGAATTGGTAATGGAGTCTCACTTATAATATTTGCTGGAGTAATTAGTAGAATACCAGTAGGTGTTGGAGAAATTGTAAGATTATTTGGTAAAACTGGTGGAATAACTATTCCTCAAATTATTTTTACAATTGTAGGATTTCTTGCAATTCTTTTAGGAATTCTATATCTTTATCAATCTGAAAGAAGAGTTCCTGTCCAATATGCAAAAAGAATTGTTGGTAGAAGAATGTATGGAGGTCAATCAACTTATATACCATTAAGATTAATTCAAGCAGGAATTCTTCCAATAATATTTGCATCTGCTTTTTTAACTTTTCCAGCGACAATTGGTCAATTTTTCCCAGGAACTTGGATAGATTCTATTGGAAAAGCTTTAACAAAATCAAATTCATTTTGGTACAATTTATTTTTCTTCTTGCTTGTAGTTTTCTTTACTTATTTCTATACAGAAATTTCTTTTAATCCAAATGAACTTTCAGAAAATCTAAAGAAGTGGGGAGGATTTATTCCAGGAGTAAGACCAGGCGAAGCAACAACACAATATATTGCAAAAATTATAAATAGAGTTACTTTTCCATCTTCTATAATACTTGGTTTAATTGCTATAGTGCCAAACTTTTTCTTTGGTGCAACTCAGATAAGAGCATTCTATTTTGGAGGTACATCAATTCTAATTATTATAGGTGTTGCTCTTGAAACAGTACAACAAATTGATGCTTATGTAAAGATGCGTCACTACGAAGGTCTATTAAAGTAA
- the rpsK gene encoding 30S ribosomal protein S11: protein MAKTKKKRRVDENVNVYISSTFNNTIVTVTDKEGNVISWGSAGTSGFKGTKKGTPFAAQVAAENVAKKVSALGAKYADVFVKGPGPGRETAVRALQTGGLVVKSIKDITPIPHNGCRPPKRRRV from the coding sequence ATGGCAAAAACAAAGAAAAAAAGAAGGGTTGATGAGAATGTGAATGTATATATAAGTTCAACATTTAATAATACAATTGTTACTGTTACTGATAAAGAAGGAAATGTAATTTCTTGGGGTTCAGCAGGAACAAGTGGATTTAAAGGAACAAAAAAGGGTACTCCATTTGCTGCACAAGTTGCTGCAGAAAATGTAGCTAAAAAGGTAAGTGCTCTTGGAGCTAAATATGCTGATGTATTTGTTAAAGGTCCTGGTCCAGGAAGAGAGACAGCAGTTAGAGCACTTCAAACAGGAGGTTTAGTTGTTAAATCAATAAAAGATATAACTCCAATTCCTCATAATGGGTGTAGACCACCAAAAAGAAGAAGAGTATAA
- a CDS encoding adenylate kinase, with protein MIILMLGNIGVGKGTQGKLIMDKYKIPYFATGDIFRENIQKNTPLGIKVKEIVSEGKLVSDELVNEIVFDKINNLDNFILDGYPRTLNQALAFENFIKEKKKDVDIVIYIDVPEDVIIKRLSGRRICPKCGKVYNIYLDKPKVNSICDLDGEKLIIRDDDRLDVIKKRIEEFKLKTYPLIEFYEKRGKLYKVDGNKSVFEVFDDISKIIDDYIEKQKRN; from the coding sequence ATGATAATATTAATGCTAGGAAATATTGGAGTAGGAAAGGGGACTCAGGGTAAGTTAATAATGGATAAATATAAAATTCCTTACTTTGCAACAGGTGATATTTTTAGAGAAAATATTCAAAAAAATACTCCTTTAGGAATAAAAGTAAAAGAGATAGTAAGTGAAGGAAAACTTGTTAGTGATGAACTTGTAAATGAAATTGTTTTTGATAAAATTAATAATTTGGACAATTTTATTCTTGATGGTTATCCTAGAACTTTGAATCAAGCTTTGGCCTTTGAAAATTTTATAAAAGAGAAAAAAAAGGATGTTGATATTGTAATTTATATTGATGTTCCAGAAGATGTGATAATCAAGAGATTGTCTGGAAGAAGAATTTGTCCTAAATGTGGCAAAGTTTATAATATTTATCTAGATAAACCAAAAGTTAATAGTATATGTGATTTAGATGGAGAAAAACTTATAATTCGTGATGATGATAGATTAGATGTTATTAAGAAAAGAATTGAAGAATTTAAATTAAAAACTTATCCACTTATTGAATTTTATGAAAAGAGAGGAAAACTTTATAAAGTTGATGGCAATAAAAGTGTTTTTGAAGTTTTTGATGATATCTCAAAGATAATAGATGATTATATTGAAAAGCAAAAGAGAAATTGA
- the rpmJ gene encoding 50S ribosomal protein L36 — translation MKVRSSVKKICPKCKVIKRKGRVMILCSNPKHKQKQG, via the coding sequence ATGAAAGTTAGGTCATCTGTAAAAAAAATTTGTCCTAAATGTAAAGTAATAAAAAGAAAGGGAAGAGTTATGATTTTATGCTCTAACCCTAAACATAAACAAAAACAAGGTTAA
- the rpsE gene encoding 30S ribosomal protein S5, producing the protein MIDHEELEVTSYEEQLIQVRRVAKVTKGGKRLKFRALVVVGDGGGKVGVGLGKASEVPDAIRKAVNRAKKDSIEIPLKGTTIPHEVWGKWGAAKVFLKPAVPGTGIIAGGPVRAILQKAGVRDVLSKSFGSNNQVNVAFATMEALKSLITYKDKVEILGKKKSKEEKNDKTL; encoded by the coding sequence ATGATAGATCATGAAGAACTGGAAGTAACATCGTATGAAGAGCAATTAATTCAAGTAAGAAGAGTTGCAAAAGTAACAAAAGGTGGTAAGAGATTAAAATTTAGAGCCCTAGTTGTTGTTGGAGATGGAGGTGGTAAGGTTGGAGTTGGTCTTGGTAAAGCAAGTGAAGTTCCTGATGCAATCAGAAAAGCAGTAAATAGAGCAAAAAAAGACTCAATAGAAATTCCACTTAAAGGTACAACAATTCCTCATGAAGTTTGGGGAAAATGGGGTGCAGCAAAAGTTTTTTTGAAACCAGCAGTTCCAGGAACTGGAATTATTGCAGGAGGACCAGTTAGAGCAATTCTTCAAAAAGCTGGCGTTAGAGATGTGCTTTCAAAATCTTTTGGTTCAAATAACCAAGTAAATGTTGCTTTTGCAACAATGGAAGCATTAAAAAGTTTAATAACATATAAAGATAAGGTCGAAATTCTTGGAAAAAAGAAATCTAAGGAGGAGAAGAATGATAAAACTCTTTAA
- the rpmC gene encoding 50S ribosomal protein L29 — MKAKELRELTVDELKRKLEDLRRELFNLRFQQITHQLKNPIRIRIVRKEIARILTILREKEMSQ, encoded by the coding sequence ATGAAAGCGAAAGAATTAAGAGAGTTAACTGTTGATGAATTAAAAAGAAAACTTGAAGATTTAAGAAGAGAATTATTCAATCTTAGATTTCAACAAATTACACATCAACTTAAAAATCCGATAAGAATTAGAATTGTTAGAAAAGAAATAGCAAGAATATTAACAATACTTAGAGAAAAGGAGATGTCACAATGA
- the infA gene encoding translation initiation factor IF-1 yields the protein MKDKEYIEVEGIVVESLPDMHFKVKLPNGKIIKAFVSGKMRLNSIRVLPGDKVRIQISKYDPTQGRIVYRIS from the coding sequence ATGAAAGACAAAGAATATATTGAAGTTGAAGGTATTGTTGTAGAATCACTTCCAGATATGCATTTTAAGGTTAAACTTCCAAATGGGAAAATTATTAAAGCATTTGTTAGTGGAAAAATGAGATTAAATTCTATTAGAGTTCTTCCTGGGGATAAAGTTAGGATACAGATTTCTAAGTATGATCCAACCCAGGGAAGAATAGTTTATAGAATCTCTTAA
- the map gene encoding type I methionyl aminopeptidase, with protein sequence MIILKSKREIEIMREAGIILYEVMKELKEMVKEGVSASELDKFAEERITSFGAVPAFKGYRGYSYSVCVSINDEVIHGLPIKDKIFKDGDLVSIDLGLIYKGYYSDMAYTFPVGDIDKEKRKLLEIGEKILYKAISMAQIGNRIGDISNTIETLSKRFGYSVVKEFIGHGIGRKLHEEPEVPNFGTKDSGPYLKEGMTFAIEPMICMGIGEVFIDKDRWTVKTKDGKPSVHFEHSIAITNNGPIILTSAEEIR encoded by the coding sequence ATGATTATATTGAAAAGCAAAAGAGAAATTGAAATTATGAGAGAAGCAGGAATTATTCTTTATGAAGTTATGAAAGAATTAAAAGAGATGGTAAAAGAAGGTGTTTCAGCATCTGAATTAGATAAGTTTGCTGAAGAAAGAATAACCTCATTTGGAGCAGTTCCTGCTTTTAAAGGATATAGAGGATACTCTTATTCTGTTTGTGTTTCTATAAATGATGAAGTAATTCATGGGTTACCAATTAAAGATAAAATATTTAAAGATGGAGATCTTGTTTCTATTGATCTTGGTTTAATATACAAAGGATATTATTCTGATATGGCTTACACTTTTCCTGTTGGAGATATTGATAAAGAAAAAAGAAAACTACTTGAAATTGGTGAAAAAATTTTATATAAAGCAATTTCTATGGCGCAAATAGGTAATAGAATAGGTGATATTTCAAACACAATTGAAACACTCTCTAAAAGATTTGGTTATTCTGTTGTTAAAGAATTTATTGGACATGGGATTGGAAGAAAACTTCATGAAGAACCTGAAGTACCAAATTTTGGAACAAAAGATTCAGGTCCATATTTAAAAGAAGGCATGACTTTTGCGATAGAACCTATGATTTGTATGGGAATCGGAGAAGTATTTATTGATAAAGATAGATGGACAGTTAAAACAAAAGATGGAAAACCCTCTGTTCACTTTGAACATTCAATTGCAATAACAAATAATGGGCCAATAATTTTAACTTCAGCAGAGGAGATAAGATGA
- the rplP gene encoding 50S ribosomal protein L16: protein MLMPERVKWRKQHRIRTKGIATRGNKLAFGDIGLKALEPGWITARQIEAARLPLTQVAHKSGKMWIRIFPDRPVTKKPAETRMGGGKGDPEFWVAIVKPGRILFELEGVPEKDAIRALELAQDKLPIKTKIVKREG, encoded by the coding sequence ATGTTAATGCCAGAGAGAGTTAAATGGAGAAAACAACATAGAATAAGAACAAAAGGAATAGCAACAAGAGGTAATAAACTTGCTTTTGGTGATATAGGTCTTAAAGCACTTGAACCAGGTTGGATTACTGCAAGACAAATTGAAGCAGCGAGACTTCCTCTAACTCAAGTTGCACATAAATCAGGGAAAATGTGGATAAGAATTTTTCCAGACAGACCAGTTACTAAAAAGCCTGCTGAAACAAGAATGGGTGGTGGAAAAGGAGACCCAGAATTTTGGGTTGCAATTGTTAAACCTGGAAGAATTCTTTTTGAACTCGAAGGAGTTCCTGAAAAAGATGCTATAAGAGCTCTTGAACTTGCTCAAGACAAATTACCAATTAAAACAAAGATTGTAAAAAGAGAGGGATAA
- the rplE gene encoding 50S ribosomal protein L5, whose amino-acid sequence MGYLKSKWMEIAPKLMERFNYKNIMEVPKIVKIVVNRGIGDATQDPKAVEKTQEEFKLITGQKPIFIKAKKSIASFKVRKGMIIGAKVTLRGKRMEEFFEKLINIALPRIRDFKGLSRKNFDGRGNYTFGVEEQLIFPEIDYDKVDKIRGFDITIVTTAETDEEAEALLEMLGFPFERKKKEA is encoded by the coding sequence ATGGGATATTTAAAGTCTAAATGGATGGAGATTGCTCCTAAACTAATGGAAAGATTTAACTATAAAAATATTATGGAAGTTCCAAAGATTGTAAAGATAGTTGTTAATAGAGGAATAGGAGATGCAACCCAAGATCCTAAAGCAGTTGAAAAAACTCAAGAAGAATTTAAGTTGATAACAGGACAAAAACCAATATTCATTAAAGCTAAAAAATCTATTGCATCATTTAAAGTAAGAAAAGGAATGATTATTGGAGCTAAAGTAACTCTTCGTGGAAAAAGAATGGAGGAATTTTTCGAGAAACTTATTAACATTGCACTTCCAAGAATTAGAGACTTTAAAGGACTCTCAAGGAAAAATTTTGATGGAAGAGGCAATTATACATTTGGTGTTGAGGAACAACTTATATTTCCAGAGATAGACTATGATAAAGTTGATAAAATTAGAGGATTTGACATTACAATTGTAACAACTGCTGAAACAGATGAAGAAGCTGAGGCATTACTTGAAATGTTAGGATTTCCATTTGAAAGAAAGAAAAAGGAGGCATAA
- the rpsM gene encoding 30S ribosomal protein S13, whose protein sequence is MARVVGVDLPKNKRIDIALTYIYGIGLSRAKEIIKNLNIDPNKKVKDLTQEEINSLNDYIPKNYKVEGDLRKEIASNIKRLIDINCYRGYRHKRGLPVRGQRTRTNARTRKGPRKTVGSK, encoded by the coding sequence GTGGCAAGAGTTGTTGGTGTTGATTTACCTAAAAACAAAAGAATAGATATTGCATTAACTTATATTTATGGAATTGGTCTATCAAGAGCAAAAGAAATAATTAAAAATTTAAATATTGATCCTAATAAAAAGGTTAAAGATTTAACTCAAGAAGAAATTAACTCTTTAAATGATTATATTCCAAAAAATTATAAAGTAGAAGGAGATTTAAGAAAGGAAATAGCATCAAATATAAAAAGATTGATTGATATAAACTGTTATAGAGGATATAGACATAAAAGAGGTCTTCCTGTCAGAGGTCAAAGAACTAGAACAAATGCAAGAACAAGAAAAGGTCCAAGGAAAACTGTTGGTAGTAAATAA
- the rplN gene encoding 50S ribosomal protein L14, protein MIRPYSRLKVADNTGAKEVLCIRVLGSSNKKYGRVGDVIVFTVKDAIPKSPIPKGAVGKGVIVRTRNKIRRPDGSYLRFDDNAVVIIDDEGNPKGTRIFGPVCRELREKGYLKIISLAAEVV, encoded by the coding sequence ATGATAAGACCATATAGCAGATTAAAAGTTGCTGATAATACAGGTGCAAAAGAGGTTTTGTGTATAAGAGTTCTTGGTAGTTCAAATAAAAAATATGGAAGAGTTGGCGATGTGATTGTTTTCACTGTTAAAGACGCTATACCAAAAAGTCCAATTCCAAAAGGAGCAGTAGGTAAAGGTGTTATTGTTAGAACAAGAAATAAGATTAGAAGACCTGATGGTTCATATTTAAGATTTGATGATAATGCAGTTGTAATTATAGATGATGAAGGAAATCCAAAGGGAACAAGAATTTTTGGACCTGTCTGCAGAGAATTAAGAGAAAAAGGATATTTAAAGATTATTTCACTTGCAGCAGAGGTGGTTTAA
- the rpsH gene encoding 30S ribosomal protein S8: MVTDPIADLIARIRNANMVYKEEIDVPYSNMKRAIVQILKEEGYIKDFEIIDRENKKTIKIYMKYGRNKERAILGIERVSKPGRRVYVGKDEIPKVLNGIGMAILSTSKGIVTDRVAKKIGEGGEVLLLIW; this comes from the coding sequence TTGGTAACAGATCCAATTGCTGATTTAATTGCAAGAATTAGAAATGCAAATATGGTTTATAAAGAAGAAATTGATGTTCCATATTCAAATATGAAAAGAGCAATTGTTCAAATACTTAAAGAAGAGGGATATATTAAAGATTTTGAAATAATAGATAGAGAAAATAAAAAAACTATAAAAATTTATATGAAGTATGGAAGAAACAAAGAAAGAGCAATTTTAGGAATTGAAAGAGTTTCTAAACCAGGTAGAAGAGTTTATGTTGGAAAAGATGAGATTCCAAAAGTTCTTAATGGAATAGGAATGGCGATTCTTTCAACCTCTAAAGGAATAGTTACAGATAGAGTAGCCAAAAAAATTGGAGAAGGAGGAGAAGTTCTTCTTCTTATTTGGTAA
- the rplX gene encoding 50S ribosomal protein L24 — MKLRIKKGDTVKVISGKDKGKIGKVLRVIPKEKKVIVEGVNIIKKYFRPTQENPEGGKKEVEAPIYYWKVQLVCTHCKNPTRIGMLFLETGEKVRVCKKCGEIIDKV, encoded by the coding sequence ATGAAGCTAAGGATAAAAAAAGGTGACACTGTAAAAGTAATTTCAGGAAAAGACAAAGGAAAAATTGGGAAAGTATTAAGGGTTATTCCAAAAGAAAAAAAAGTAATAGTAGAAGGAGTTAATATTATTAAAAAATATTTTAGACCAACACAAGAAAATCCAGAAGGTGGTAAAAAAGAGGTTGAGGCTCCAATTTATTACTGGAAAGTTCAACTTGTTTGCACTCATTGTAAAAATCCAACAAGAATTGGTATGCTCTTTTTAGAGACAGGTGAAAAAGTAAGAGTTTGTAAAAAATGTGGAGAGATAATTGATAAAGTATAA
- the rplO gene encoding 50S ribosomal protein L15 has product MIKLFNLKNPFPHKKKFIVGRGPGSGSGKNCGYGNKGQKSRSGRGKESWFEGGQTPIYKRLPQLRGIKNKSLKNIKEIASINIKDIVDHFKEGETVNLETLKEKGLIENRVKYLKILGEGEISFPLNFEAHSFSKTAKEKIEKVQGKCIILR; this is encoded by the coding sequence ATGATAAAACTCTTTAATCTCAAAAATCCATTCCCTCACAAAAAGAAATTTATTGTTGGTAGAGGTCCAGGTTCAGGATCAGGTAAAAATTGTGGTTATGGAAATAAAGGTCAAAAATCGAGAAGTGGAAGAGGAAAAGAATCTTGGTTTGAAGGAGGCCAAACACCAATTTACAAGAGATTACCACAATTAAGAGGAATTAAAAATAAATCTCTCAAAAACATTAAAGAAATAGCATCAATAAATATAAAAGATATAGTCGACCATTTTAAAGAAGGAGAAACAGTTAATCTTGAAACTCTAAAAGAGAAAGGACTTATAGAAAATAGAGTCAAATATCTTAAAATACTTGGAGAAGGAGAAATTTCTTTTCCACTAAATTTTGAAGCCCATTCATTTAGTAAAACAGCAAAAGAAAAAATTGAGAAAGTTCAAGGAAAATGTATTATTTTGAGGTGA
- the rplF gene encoding 50S ribosomal protein L6 yields the protein MSKIGKKPIPIPKDVIVEIKNNEIHVKGKKGELTKIIPESLKVNIVDNSIIVERKNDLKETKALHGTYRALINNMIVGVTEGFQKALILQGVGYKAQLQGKKLIINLGYTHPIEMEPPAGIEFSVEKDIKIYVKGFDKELVGQVAANIRKLRDPDPYKGKGVRYEDEIIRKKAGKALSKGA from the coding sequence ATGTCAAAGATAGGAAAAAAGCCAATTCCAATACCAAAAGATGTAATTGTAGAAATTAAAAATAATGAGATTCATGTTAAAGGAAAAAAGGGTGAGTTAACTAAAATAATTCCAGAAAGTCTTAAAGTTAATATTGTTGATAACTCAATTATTGTTGAAAGAAAAAATGATTTAAAAGAAACAAAAGCACTTCATGGGACATATAGAGCATTAATTAACAATATGATAGTTGGAGTTACTGAAGGTTTTCAAAAAGCACTTATTCTTCAGGGTGTTGGATATAAAGCCCAACTTCAAGGAAAAAAACTCATTATTAATTTAGGATATACCCATCCAATTGAAATGGAACCTCCAGCGGGGATAGAGTTTAGTGTTGAAAAAGATATTAAAATATATGTTAAAGGTTTTGACAAAGAACTTGTTGGTCAGGTTGCTGCAAATATTAGAAAACTCAGAGATCCAGACCCTTATAAAGGTAAAGGTGTAAGATATGAAGATGAAATTATCAGAAAGAAAGCAGGAAAAGCACTCAGTAAAGGTGCATAG
- a CDS encoding type Z 30S ribosomal protein S14 — MARKAMIEKAKKEPKYKTRKVNRCKVCGRVRAVYNDFGLCRMCVRKYFHSGYIPGMKKASW, encoded by the coding sequence ATGGCTAGAAAAGCAATGATTGAAAAAGCAAAAAAGGAGCCTAAATATAAAACAAGAAAGGTAAATAGATGTAAAGTATGTGGAAGAGTAAGGGCAGTTTATAATGATTTTGGGTTATGTAGAATGTGTGTTAGAAAATATTTTCATTCAGGTTATATACCTGGTATGAAGAAAGCGAGTTGGTAG
- the rplR gene encoding 50S ribosomal protein L18 yields the protein MIKIVSRNEMRKIRHLRIRKKIKGTPDRPRVSFYRSLKHIYLQAIDDTKGHTILALSTLSKEIRDEIKGKTRKEVHALLGKKFGEMLIEKGIKKIVFDRGGFKYHGNLKILCDEMRNAGVEF from the coding sequence ATGATTAAGATTGTATCTCGAAATGAAATGAGAAAAATAAGACACTTAAGAATAAGAAAGAAAATTAAAGGAACTCCTGATAGACCAAGAGTATCATTTTATAGAAGTTTGAAGCATATTTATCTTCAAGCTATAGATGATACAAAAGGTCACACAATCCTTGCTTTATCAACTCTTTCAAAAGAAATTAGAGATGAAATTAAGGGAAAAACAAGAAAAGAAGTTCACGCTCTTTTAGGAAAGAAATTTGGAGAGATGCTAATTGAAAAAGGAATTAAGAAAATAGTTTTTGATAGAGGTGGATTTAAATATCACGGGAATTTAAAAATTCTTTGTGATGAAATGAGAAATGCAGGAGTTGAATTTTAG
- the rpsS gene encoding 30S ribosomal protein S19, translating into MARAKYVDPQLIEKIREMNEKGQKKIIKVWCRDSTITEEMVGHTIAVHNGKVHIPVYITKAMVGHKLGEFAFTRTFRAHNRPTERSTALK; encoded by the coding sequence ATGGCAAGGGCGAAATATGTTGATCCACAACTAATAGAGAAGATAAGAGAAATGAATGAAAAAGGTCAAAAAAAGATTATAAAAGTTTGGTGTAGAGATTCAACAATAACTGAGGAGATGGTTGGACATACAATTGCTGTCCATAATGGGAAAGTTCATATTCCTGTTTATATAACAAAAGCAATGGTTGGACATAAACTTGGTGAATTTGCTTTCACAAGAACATTTAGGGCTCATAACAGACCAACTGAAAGATCAACTGCATTGAAATAG
- the rpsQ gene encoding 30S ribosomal protein S17: MKRSLIGVVSSNKMQKTVVVKVERMIEHPRYKKTIKRFSKFYAHTEIPLNVGDIVEIEETRPLSKLKRWRVRRIVKRFEEESMEVEDDKTI, translated from the coding sequence ATGAAAAGAAGTTTAATTGGTGTTGTATCTTCAAATAAAATGCAAAAAACAGTTGTTGTTAAAGTTGAAAGAATGATTGAACATCCAAGATATAAAAAAACAATAAAAAGGTTTTCAAAATTTTATGCTCACACTGAGATTCCATTAAATGTTGGAGATATAGTTGAAATAGAAGAAACAAGACCACTTTCCAAATTAAAAAGATGGAGAGTGAGAAGAATAGTAAAAAGGTTTGAGGAAGAGAGTATGGAGGTTGAGGATGATAAGACCATATAG